From Kiritimatiellales bacterium, a single genomic window includes:
- the rplO gene encoding 50S ribosomal protein L15: MELHSLQPVEGSSRRKMRVGRGRASGKGKTAGRGHKGQYARSGHKHKPLFEGGQMPMSRRIPKRGFKNINRKEFAAVNIATLDAFDNGTEVTMDLLRQAGMVKGVWDGVKILGNGELTKKLTVKASAFSAAAKEKIEAAGGSVETIQKS, encoded by the coding sequence ATGGAACTGCATTCATTACAGCCGGTCGAAGGTTCAAGCCGTCGCAAGATGCGTGTCGGCCGTGGTCGTGCGTCCGGCAAAGGCAAAACCGCCGGCCGCGGACATAAAGGGCAGTATGCCCGTTCGGGGCATAAACACAAACCGCTGTTTGAAGGCGGTCAGATGCCGATGTCCCGCCGCATCCCGAAACGCGGATTTAAAAATATAAACCGCAAAGAGTTTGCCGCTGTGAATATTGCAACGCTGGATGCATTTGATAACGGTACGGAAGTCACGATGGATCTGCTGCGTCAGGCCGGTATGGTCAAGGGCGTATGGGACGGTGTGAAAATCCTGGGTAATGGTGAGCTGACTAAAAAACTTACGGTGAAAGCCAGCGCATTCAGTGCCGCAGCCAAAGAAAAGATCGAGGCGGCGGGCGGCAGTGTTGAAACAATTCAAAAGAGTTAA